A genomic window from Photobacterium gaetbulicola Gung47 includes:
- a CDS encoding putative phosphatase (COG0637) has translation MKLDAILWDYDGTIVNSVPKNIDITKRILSIVAPHLTGDNLPYCLQSEAAYHQVNHAAKNWQELYVKYYGMTESEMLAAGALWTEHQLSNTTLVTLFAGVEDTVRRLAAVPHGICSQNAAKNIKGVLAEAQVDTFFQAVIGYDDVSKGGQKPSPEGG, from the coding sequence ATGAAGCTAGACGCGATTCTGTGGGATTACGATGGAACTATTGTCAATTCGGTGCCGAAAAATATCGATATTACCAAGCGGATCCTCTCTATTGTCGCCCCCCATTTAACCGGCGATAACCTCCCTTACTGCCTGCAAAGTGAAGCGGCATATCACCAAGTTAACCATGCCGCAAAAAACTGGCAGGAACTCTACGTGAAATACTACGGTATGACCGAGTCAGAAATGTTGGCAGCAGGCGCTTTGTGGACAGAGCATCAGTTGAGCAATACCACGCTAGTGACGCTATTTGCCGGTGTGGAGGATACGGTAAGACGCTTGGCGGCTGTTCCCCATGGCATATGCTCGCAAAATGCGGCCAAGAATATTAAAGGGGTACTTGCTGAGGCTCAGGTCGATACATTTTTTCAGGCGGTGATCGGTTATGACGATGTGTCAAAGGGGGGCCAGAAACCTTCACCTGAGGGGGGATAA
- a CDS encoding 2-deoxy-D-gluconate 3-dehydrogenase (COG1028), giving the protein MILNTFNLEGKVAIVTGCDTGLGQGMALGLAQAGCNIVGVNIVEPTETIEKIKETGREFLDIRANLMKTDDIASIVDQAVTKFGKIDILVNNAGIIRREDAINFSESDWDDVMNINIKSVFFMSQAVAKQFIAQGHGGKIVNIASMLSFQGGIRVPSYTASKSGVMGVTRLMANEWAKHNINVNAIAPGYMATNNTAQLRADEKRNAEILERIPADRWGEPSDLAGPCVFLASDAASYVNGYTLAVDGGWLAR; this is encoded by the coding sequence ATGATTTTGAATACATTCAACCTAGAAGGTAAGGTTGCCATCGTAACAGGCTGTGACACTGGTCTTGGTCAGGGTATGGCATTGGGTTTGGCTCAAGCTGGTTGTAACATCGTTGGTGTCAACATTGTTGAACCTACTGAAACGATTGAAAAAATCAAAGAAACGGGTCGTGAGTTCCTTGATATCCGCGCTAACCTGATGAAGACGGATGACATCGCAAGCATCGTTGATCAAGCCGTTACAAAATTCGGCAAAATCGATATTCTGGTAAACAACGCCGGTATCATTCGTCGTGAAGATGCGATCAACTTCAGCGAATCTGACTGGGATGATGTCATGAACATCAACATCAAGTCTGTGTTCTTCATGTCTCAGGCTGTTGCTAAGCAGTTCATCGCTCAGGGTCACGGTGGCAAGATCGTAAACATCGCGTCTATGCTTTCGTTCCAGGGCGGTATCCGCGTACCTTCATACACTGCGTCTAAGAGCGGTGTTATGGGCGTAACTCGTCTGATGGCTAACGAGTGGGCGAAGCACAACATCAACGTGAACGCGATCGCACCAGGTTACATGGCGACCAACAATACGGCTCAGCTACGTGCTGACGAGAAGCGTAACGCTGAAATTCTAGAGCGTATTCCAGCGGATCGCTGGGGTGAGCCTTCAGATCTAGCAGGTCCATGTGTATTCCTAGCCTCTGATGCGGCTTCATATGTAAACGGCTACACACTGGCTGTCGATGGCGGCTGGCTAGCGCGCTAA
- a CDS encoding putative transcriptional regulator (COG1414) encodes MESTKQPEAVSSVMKVFGILQALGEQKEIGVTELSQRLMMSKSTVYRFLQTMKMLGYVSQEGETDKYALTLKLFELGATSLEHVDLIDLCDKEMQLISQQTNEALHLGALDENAIIYIHKIDSGYNLRMQSRIGRRNPLYSTAIGKVLLAYRSEEFTRSALQDVDFIKHTDKTLENIDQLLSELKTVKEQAFAEDNEEQEPGLRCLAAPVFDRFGNVIAGLSISLPTIRFDEKRKSYYVELLQNASKKVSEQLGFHNYP; translated from the coding sequence ATGGAGTCAACAAAACAACCTGAAGCCGTCTCATCGGTGATGAAGGTGTTCGGGATCCTGCAAGCGCTTGGCGAACAGAAAGAAATTGGTGTCACCGAACTATCGCAGCGCCTGATGATGTCAAAGAGCACTGTATATCGCTTTTTGCAGACAATGAAAATGCTCGGGTATGTCTCCCAAGAAGGCGAAACAGATAAGTATGCACTGACGCTAAAACTGTTCGAACTGGGTGCCACCTCGCTTGAGCATGTTGATCTCATCGATTTGTGCGATAAAGAAATGCAACTTATCTCGCAGCAAACCAACGAAGCCCTTCACCTTGGCGCGTTGGATGAAAATGCCATCATCTATATCCACAAAATAGACTCCGGCTATAACCTGCGCATGCAATCTCGCATTGGTCGCCGAAATCCGCTCTACAGTACCGCTATCGGCAAAGTTCTGCTGGCCTACCGCAGTGAAGAGTTCACCCGAAGCGCCCTGCAAGATGTAGATTTTATCAAACACACCGATAAAACCCTTGAGAACATCGACCAACTACTCAGCGAACTGAAAACCGTCAAAGAGCAAGCCTTCGCTGAAGATAACGAAGAGCAGGAGCCAGGCCTTCGCTGCTTGGCAGCACCGGTCTTTGACCGCTTTGGCAATGTCATTGCCGGACTATCAATTTCATTGCCAACCATTCGTTTCGATGAAAAACGCAAGTCCTACTATGTCGAACTGCTGCAAAATGCCAGCAAAAAAGTTTCGGAACAGCTTGGGTTTCACAATTACCCATAA
- a CDS encoding 2-dehydro-3-deoxygluconokinase (COG0524) codes for MSLKHVAVIGECMVELQRKGELIKQSFGGDTLNTALYLSRLTHQYGVETSYVTGLGTDSFSRDMLDAWQQEHINTELVFQSEDKNPGLYLIETDNTGERTFHYWRNDAAARYWLDNIDTQALIEKLSRFEMIYLSGISLAILPDQARETLFGVLRACKEQGSNIVFDNNYRPRLWQNTDVAAMHYQTMLSLTDIALLTFDDEVMLYGEHSVETCIARTQEHGVNEIIIKRGAEDCLVITAEGCQSVAATRVENVVDTTAAGDSFSAGYLATRLTGGNTEQAAQNAHLLAGTVIQHQGAIIPSTAMPVLFKSN; via the coding sequence ATGTCTTTAAAACATGTCGCTGTGATCGGAGAGTGTATGGTCGAGCTACAGCGCAAGGGCGAGCTCATCAAACAGAGTTTTGGTGGTGATACGCTCAATACCGCACTCTACCTTTCCCGTCTCACCCATCAATATGGTGTTGAGACAAGCTATGTGACCGGCCTGGGTACTGACAGCTTCAGCCGCGACATGCTTGACGCTTGGCAACAAGAGCACATCAATACTGAGCTTGTTTTCCAATCTGAAGACAAAAACCCAGGTTTGTACCTGATTGAAACTGACAATACCGGCGAGCGCACCTTCCATTACTGGCGCAACGATGCAGCGGCACGTTACTGGCTGGATAATATCGACACCCAAGCCTTGATCGAAAAGCTGAGCCGTTTTGAAATGATTTATCTGAGCGGGATCAGCCTGGCGATCTTGCCTGACCAAGCCCGCGAGACCCTGTTCGGGGTGCTAAGAGCATGCAAAGAGCAAGGCAGCAACATTGTCTTTGACAACAACTACCGTCCACGCCTGTGGCAAAATACGGATGTTGCAGCCATGCATTACCAGACCATGTTATCGCTGACTGATATCGCCCTGCTGACCTTTGACGATGAAGTGATGCTGTACGGCGAGCACAGTGTCGAAACCTGCATTGCCCGTACCCAGGAACACGGTGTGAACGAAATCATCATCAAGCGCGGCGCTGAAGACTGCCTTGTCATTACCGCAGAAGGCTGCCAGTCTGTTGCTGCAACCCGAGTCGAGAACGTGGTTGATACCACGGCTGCCGGTGACTCGTTCAGTGCCGGCTATCTAGCAACACGCCTAACCGGCGGAAATACCGAGCAAGCGGCCCAAAATGCTCACTTATTAGCTGGTACCGTGATCCAACATCAGGGCGCCATTATTCCATCCACAGCTATGCCTGTGTTGTTCAAATCGAATTAA
- a CDS encoding keto-hydroxyglutarate-aldolase/keto-deoxy-phosphogluconate aldolase (COG0800), producing the protein MTTLNARMAELKVIPVIAIKDADKAVKLAQVLSENGLPCAEVTFRTEAAAQAIRNMRDAFPEMLIGAGTVLNAEQVDQAIDAGVDFIVSPGFNPTTVKYCQQREMPIIPGVNNPSMVEQAMELGLNTLKFFPAEPSGGVNMLKAMTAVYPVSFMPTGGVSPANVKDYLAVKSVFACGGTWMVPGNLIDEERWDELAVLVKEVANVVA; encoded by the coding sequence ATGACTACGTTAAACGCTCGCATGGCCGAGCTGAAAGTTATCCCTGTAATTGCTATCAAAGATGCAGACAAAGCGGTAAAACTGGCTCAGGTGCTGTCTGAGAACGGCCTGCCTTGTGCAGAGGTAACTTTCCGTACCGAAGCGGCTGCACAAGCTATCCGCAACATGCGCGATGCCTTCCCTGAGATGCTAATCGGTGCCGGTACCGTGCTAAATGCCGAGCAGGTAGACCAAGCTATCGACGCCGGCGTGGATTTCATCGTGAGCCCGGGCTTCAACCCGACTACCGTGAAATACTGCCAGCAGCGCGAAATGCCAATCATCCCAGGCGTGAACAACCCAAGCATGGTTGAGCAAGCGATGGAGCTAGGCCTTAATACACTGAAGTTCTTCCCGGCTGAACCTTCTGGCGGTGTGAACATGCTAAAAGCGATGACAGCGGTTTACCCTGTAAGCTTCATGCCGACAGGCGGCGTCAGCCCTGCCAACGTCAAAGATTACCTAGCGGTTAAATCTGTCTTTGCCTGTGGCGGTACTTGGATGGTTCCTGGCAACCTGATCGACGAAGAGCGTTGGGATGAGCTAGCAGTGCTAGTTAAAGAAGTGGCCAACGTTGTAGCCTAA
- a CDS encoding putative ABC-type amino acid transport/signal transduction systems (COG0834), whose product MNNTNSKPRYLLPLKLAIYSSALLAVVHLSAEQRKLIVAISTDMPPYVMDNGSKGLEVDIVRQALEGYELEFVQMPLTYVQRAVQNQKADIAIGVLVDGGEIYYSDHLVTFVNFAISKKSDSLAINTIDDLKTHPVLTWQNAYLELGDEFKTLFSPGSEYRSNYHEFGNQADQVAQFWKASKQVIVIDRSIFEFFSKAMKQPTDNVEYHSLFPPVTEFKASFKDKAIKDTFNTNLKEMCQNGAYVKLLEVYDVKLETTVCDKIN is encoded by the coding sequence ATGAACAATACCAACTCAAAGCCTCGCTATCTGCTCCCTTTGAAACTGGCCATATACAGCTCAGCCCTTTTGGCTGTTGTCCACCTATCTGCCGAACAACGCAAACTTATTGTTGCCATCTCTACCGATATGCCACCTTATGTGATGGATAATGGCAGCAAAGGTCTCGAAGTTGATATTGTCCGGCAGGCATTGGAAGGGTACGAGCTGGAGTTTGTTCAAATGCCACTGACGTATGTACAACGCGCAGTACAAAACCAAAAAGCCGATATTGCCATAGGCGTGCTGGTCGATGGCGGCGAAATCTACTATTCCGATCATCTCGTTACCTTTGTGAATTTTGCTATCAGCAAGAAAAGCGACAGCCTTGCAATAAACACTATCGATGACCTCAAAACCCATCCGGTATTGACTTGGCAGAACGCCTACCTTGAACTGGGCGACGAGTTCAAGACATTATTTTCACCGGGCTCCGAATACCGCTCCAACTACCATGAATTCGGTAACCAGGCCGACCAGGTCGCCCAGTTTTGGAAAGCAAGCAAACAAGTGATTGTCATCGACCGCAGCATCTTTGAATTCTTCAGCAAGGCGATGAAGCAACCGACCGACAATGTCGAGTACCACAGCCTGTTCCCACCCGTGACAGAATTCAAGGCCAGCTTCAAAGACAAAGCAATCAAAGATACCTTCAACACAAATCTCAAGGAAATGTGCCAAAACGGCGCTTACGTCAAACTGCTAGAGGTGTATGACGTAAAGTTGGAAACGACGGTCTGTGACAAGATTAACTAG